DNA from Marinagarivorans cellulosilyticus:
TAAAAATATTGAACTCTTTCACATGCTTGATAAGTATTTTGAGGTTTAGAGGCTAAGCGCGCCAATATAAAAAACGATATGGTGGTTTTTAAACTTTAATGCGATACGGTAAAGGTTTACGATGAAAATAAAAATTGCCTATAAGATCATCAGCCTTAATTTGGGTATTATTGCTTTTTTGATGATTTTATTTTCCACCTTTAGTTATTTCAGTAGCCGTTCGATGTTTAGTGATGCGCTCAATGGTATTGATGATGACGTTATAGAATTCTTAGCCGAAGATCTTAGTCAACACCATACCTCGCATGGAAATTGGGATGTCCTTGTGGCTTCTCCAGAGCTTTGGGAGAAAATAATCAATGAAAGGTTTTTTGCAGTTTTCTTTGCGCGAATAGAAGAAGCTAGACAAAGAATGACAGAAGAAGAAAGGACGTATGTCGATGAAATGGCAGCAAAGTCTACGGCGCCCCAACCGAAATGGGAATTTCCTTTTGGTACCTTTTTACAGCGTTCAACTTTATTGGATAAAGATAAGAATGTAGTTATACCGGCGGAGATTGCCACTCAGGATGTCAATTACCAAAAAATAAAAGTGCAAGGTCAAGTTGTTGGCTGGGTGGGCGTGGGTACAATTAATGTTAATGCATTACCATTGGCTAATTATTTTTATCAGCAGCAAATGCATATTATGTTTTGGGTGGTCATTATTGGTGGTGTTATTGCATCTTTGGTCAGCATTTTTTTATCCCATCAAATAACATCGCCAATAAAGAAGTTGACCGTAGGTGCAAAAGAAATAGCAAAAAGAAACTATTTAAATTCGATTGAAGTCGATAGCCGTGACGAACTTAAAGAGCTGGCCAATAGTTTTAATGCGCTATCTCATGAACTCTATTTATTTGAACAGCGGCAAAAGCAGTGGCTCGGTGATATTGCTCATGAATTAAGAACGCCTGTAGCTATATTAATTGCTGAAATATCGGCTATTTGCGATAATTTAACGAAATGTGATATTGAGTCGGTATCAAGTTTGAAGCAGGACGTATTGCAAATACAGCGCTTGGTGGAGGACTTGCACGAATTATCTAGGCTTGATGAAGAGGGCCTTAGTTTCGTTAAAGCGCCTTTTGATTTTATTGAGCTGTTAAAGCTCCAGCTAATGCATTTTGATCATAAATTTAAGCGCAGAGATCTAACCGTTCATTTTTCTACCGAAGAGACTAGCCCACTTGTTATAGGTGATAGCGATAGAGTTACGCAAGTGCTGCACAATCTATTTGATAACTGTGCAAAATATACTGAAGTTGGTGGTACGGTATGGGTTAGCTTTGTGCAATACTCAGAATATAGTGAGCTTTTAATCGAGGATTCGGGCCCTGGTGTATCTGATGACTCTTTACATCGACTATTTGACCGTTTGTATCGCGAGAGCCCTTCGCGTAGCGGTAGTGGTGCGGGGTTGGGGCTTGCGATTTGTAAAAAAATTGTTATTACTCACGACTGGCAAATAAAAGCTGAGCGTAGTCAGTATGGCGGGCTTTTAGTGCGATTAACTATGGGGCATCTCTAAAAATGCACTTTTCCGCGATAGCGGCTTACAGGTTTTCGCTCCTGCAAAACCTGTATTCGGTCCATCCATGCACATTAGCTCCGTCCTCGAGTCCTCATTTACACCACGTAAACTGCGGCTCTCGGCTTTGGCTCCTTGCGTCGCTCTACCTCCTGAATCCATTCAGTCGTCCGGGCGGTGCTTCTTTGCTCTCACAAAAAAATTACTATTTTTAGAGGTGCCCTATGGCAACTCAATAAGTTGTGAATTATGAAAAGCATTATTCTAGTTGTTGAAGACGAAATGCGGTTATCGAATGCTATTTGCAAGTATCTCGAGTCAGAGGGGTATGGTTATAGGCAAGAAGCGCTCGGCGCAGCTGCAGTTGATAGTGTTAAAACTATGCAGCCCGATTTAATTATTCTTGATGTGATGCTACCCGATATGGAGGGGCTTGCGGTATGCCAGGCTATACGCCAATTTTCAACAGTACCTATTATTATGCTTACCGCTCGGGTTCAGGAGTCTGATCGCTTGGCGGGGTTTTCAGCAGGCGCCGACGACTATGTCTGCAAGCCATTTAGCCCCAAAGAGCTAATGTACCGAGTTCAGGCTGTATTAAAGCGTGTTTCGAAACCTAAGACAGAAAATGCTATTTCCTACGAGGGTATTACTTTAATTTTGGACGGCTATAGGCTTGTCGTGGCTGGCAATGAGGTGGCGGTAACACAGACCGAATTTCAAATTCTACAAATGCTGTTAAGCCAACCAACCACCGTATTCAGTCGTGAGCAATTATTAACTAGCGCCCACGGTAAGTACTTGGAGCATTACCAGAGAACCATTGATAGCCATATCAAAAACCTTCGGAAAAAAATCAATGTTTCCGGTAAGACAAATTTTATTAAAACTGTATATGGCGTAGGCTATAAGTTTGTTTAACGAAAAGGATGCTGTGCTTCCTTGCATACCTGTTTCATTCCTTAACTACATTCGCACGTAGCTTACATCGGTCATGGTGACTATTGCATTGCGAATACCAAATTGTGCATAGCAATCAAGCATCGATTGAGTATCGCCTGGCGTGCCGCACTTAACGCTGCCATTGGGGTTTTGCGACTGAAGGTAGTTGCCAAATTTAAAGTATGCCAGGCCATCGTCAACGGAATTGCGCTCAAAGGTTTTGCCAAAGGCAGTAATGGTTACTAGCCCGTGATTGTTAATTACCTCGAGGTCAAATGATTCACCACTGCGAATAGTGCCCAGTGCCATTTTGTCTTCATCGCTACTCACTTGAATGCGCGCGTAAACGTCGAATATGCCATTGCTAGCTTGGCTGTCTTCAAAGCCAGATTCGTTAGTGTCGGCTACGAACACTTTAAGCAGCGTTGTCACATCAACGCCACCGTGAATTTGGCTAATAATGGTTTTCCCACCATTGGACATTTCAACTTTTACTGTGGCCTTAAATTTTTCGTAAGTCGCAAAAAAATCAACGCGCTCGCTGCTCTTAATTTTATATTCATGGCGCAAGCCATTGCCGCCAGATGTTGTGTGCTGCGCAACCAACGGTAAAAACTGTAGCGTTTTATTGTTGATTAAAGGGCTCAGGTTTTGCGCACCACCTTCTAAGTCAAAGAGGGTGCCATTAGTAATAACAGATGGGATGTCTGCTCCGGTTTCTTGTGCGGGCGTTTCGGTATTATTGCTTTCGCCTGGTCGTACACCGGTTGTTTCACCTTCGTAAGTTTCAAATAAGTGTATGCGCGAGACGCGTACTTCACCGGCAGCATCTGCAGGCTCGTTTTGAGCGTCATCGCCTTTAATGGACTGTAGGTAAATTGAAGATTGTGTGTAGGCGCCGACTTTAAAGAAACCCGTCGAATCACTGGATTCCCAATCGTTTGCATAGGTTTGTCCGTTGTCTAGGTTTTTAAGATAAAGATAAATGCGACCACCCTCTACAGTGACATCCACGCGCAGGCGCTGGCCCAATTTATATTCAAAGTTATCCTTACTTGGGTCTAGGTAGACTTTATTGGTTTCGTTCCAGATATACCAAATGCCACCAGGGCTATTGGCGCTATATTGAACGCGCAACGGTTCATCTTCCGGGCCGTGAATTTGCACAACACTAATTTCTGGTTTGTGCACGGGCGTTTCGGTTACGCGTAAATCAACGCTAATGTATTGAAGATCATCTACGGACCAGTAGTTATCGCCACCGCCTACACGTTGCCGCAATTCCGAGCGAGGATAGCTAGAGCCGCTGGTGGTTGCCCCTGCGCAATGCGCATTAAAAACTATTTCGCCATTTTCGACGAAGAAGTGAGGTTCGCGAAGGAGCATCTCTAGCTGCTCATCTTTAATTTCATCCGCATTGTGGTTTATGTCGTCTTTGCTACTGCCACCAGAGCTATCATTGCCATTTGAGTCTACCGGCAAGGTGATTTTCCAGCGGGCAATATCGGGCACTACTTCGACGGGGTAAGCTGCATTTGGGTTTACTGGGGCAGCAGAACTTGCCACTGAAGAGGTGCTAGCGTTTGTGCTGGAGGACATAGAAGATGTGGCCGGAGCATTATCTGAAATGCAGGCGGGGTAGGCATCGCACTTTGGGGCGCAAGCGTAATCATCGCAAAATAGAAGGCTGGCCTCTGTAATGCTGTTCCAGCTAGAGCCGCCCGAATTACCATAGCCGACAACGCGAATAAAGGGCATATCGATTTGAGTGTGGAATTTCACATCTGTCTGGCTCAGCCCGCCGCTGCTTTCGGTGCGCGCAACAACCGTGTACCAATCTTGGCCATTGTCACTGGCAAGTACTTCGTAATATGCCTCGCGTTCGTTACCTTTATGCCATGCGATAGAGATGCCACCTAGCGGTTTCGCGGGGTTTACTTGGAATTGTAACCATTGGCCTTGTCCGTTTGCGGCCCAATAGGTGCCTAGGTCGCCATCGTTAACATTACCAACAGAATTCGGGCCGTCTTCCATGCTTGCGCTGGTTAGCAGTGAAGGCGCGGTGTTTTGTTCGCTAGAGGACTCTGAACTTGCTTGCGATGAGCTAACGGCAGAGGCAGAACTTGAGGCGGAGCTTAAAGTGGACGCTTGGCTGACATTTTCGCTAGAAGCTGATCCAGCAGGGCTCCCCGAGCAGCCCGCAATAGCGAGACAGCCTAAGGCAGCTACTGCCATAAGCATTTGGGCATCTCTAAAAATGCACTTTTTTCGCGATAGCGGCGTCAGCTCCGTCCTCGAGTCCTCGTTTACATCACGTAAACTGCGGCTCTCCGGGCGGTGCTTCCTTGCTCTCACACAAAAATTACTATTTTTAGAGGCGCCCATTTGTTTATTTTCGAATATAAATACACCTTTTGTGAATATAGCTTCAGTTTATTATTCTTTTTTATCCCTTTTATTTGTAATAAATACCCTTGATTGCACCATAATTAAAATATCAAACGGTGTGTTCTTAATAAGTGAGTAGATTGTCACAAATACAATATCCTCTACTTTGCAAATAGGCGCAGGTAAAAATAACTGTGCGCTGTTGCACAATCGCGATGTTTTCTTGCTCTAAAGACGGGTGTATCCCGCAACTAAGTTGTTGCGGTTTTTTTCGCGGGGGAAGGGCGATATTTTATTGCTAGGGTCTTTGCTAAGGTTGGGTCTTTGCTTGGGTTGGATCTTGCCTAGGTTGGGTCTTAGCTAGGTTGGGTCATACTTAGGCTGGATCTTTGGGCGCGGCGCCGCTGCTATCGCGCACAATAAGTTGGGTAGGTAATATTTTGCTCTCGTGTGTGAACTCTTTACCTTCAATAATTGAAACCAGCATGTCGACGGCGCGCTTGCCCATTTCTTCGGCGGGTTGCGATACGGTAGTGATAGTCGGGTGCCAAAATTCGGCGTAGGCGATGTTATCAAACCCAAC
Protein-coding regions in this window:
- a CDS encoding ATP-binding protein, with protein sequence MKIKIAYKIISLNLGIIAFLMILFSTFSYFSSRSMFSDALNGIDDDVIEFLAEDLSQHHTSHGNWDVLVASPELWEKIINERFFAVFFARIEEARQRMTEEERTYVDEMAAKSTAPQPKWEFPFGTFLQRSTLLDKDKNVVIPAEIATQDVNYQKIKVQGQVVGWVGVGTINVNALPLANYFYQQQMHIMFWVVIIGGVIASLVSIFLSHQITSPIKKLTVGAKEIAKRNYLNSIEVDSRDELKELANSFNALSHELYLFEQRQKQWLGDIAHELRTPVAILIAEISAICDNLTKCDIESVSSLKQDVLQIQRLVEDLHELSRLDEEGLSFVKAPFDFIELLKLQLMHFDHKFKRRDLTVHFSTEETSPLVIGDSDRVTQVLHNLFDNCAKYTEVGGTVWVSFVQYSEYSELLIEDSGPGVSDDSLHRLFDRLYRESPSRSGSGAGLGLAICKKIVITHDWQIKAERSQYGGLLVRLTMGHL
- a CDS encoding response regulator transcription factor — protein: MKSIILVVEDEMRLSNAICKYLESEGYGYRQEALGAAAVDSVKTMQPDLIILDVMLPDMEGLAVCQAIRQFSTVPIIMLTARVQESDRLAGFSAGADDYVCKPFSPKELMYRVQAVLKRVSKPKTENAISYEGITLILDGYRLVVAGNEVAVTQTEFQILQMLLSQPTTVFSREQLLTSAHGKYLEHYQRTIDSHIKNLRKKINVSGKTNFIKTVYGVGYKFV
- a CDS encoding polysaccharide lyase family 7 protein, whose translation is MLMAVAALGCLAIAGCSGSPAGSASSENVSQASTLSSASSSASAVSSSQASSESSSEQNTAPSLLTSASMEDGPNSVGNVNDGDLGTYWAANGQGQWLQFQVNPAKPLGGISIAWHKGNEREAYYEVLASDNGQDWYTVVARTESSGGLSQTDVKFHTQIDMPFIRVVGYGNSGGSSWNSITEASLLFCDDYACAPKCDAYPACISDNAPATSSMSSSTNASTSSVASSAAPVNPNAAYPVEVVPDIARWKITLPVDSNGNDSSGGSSKDDINHNADEIKDEQLEMLLREPHFFVENGEIVFNAHCAGATTSGSSYPRSELRQRVGGGDNYWSVDDLQYISVDLRVTETPVHKPEISVVQIHGPEDEPLRVQYSANSPGGIWYIWNETNKVYLDPSKDNFEYKLGQRLRVDVTVEGGRIYLYLKNLDNGQTYANDWESSDSTGFFKVGAYTQSSIYLQSIKGDDAQNEPADAAGEVRVSRIHLFETYEGETTGVRPGESNNTETPAQETGADIPSVITNGTLFDLEGGAQNLSPLINNKTLQFLPLVAQHTTSGGNGLRHEYKIKSSERVDFFATYEKFKATVKVEMSNGGKTIISQIHGGVDVTTLLKVFVADTNESGFEDSQASNGIFDVYARIQVSSDEDKMALGTIRSGESFDLEVINNHGLVTITAFGKTFERNSVDDGLAYFKFGNYLQSQNPNGSVKCGTPGDTQSMLDCYAQFGIRNAIVTMTDVSYVRM